gctttttcttttcctgcttctcCGTTTctatcttctcctccttctccttcttctctctctccagctgctttttcttttcctgcttctccgcgtctttcttctccttcttctccttcttctctctctctccagttgtGGTTGCTTCTCCTTTATGGCATTCACATTGTTCAAGTATTTAGTGAAGGTGGCACTCTCATAAACCTGAAACACAACATAAGTGTCAACATTTTGTTCCTCAAAGTCTAAACATGAAAAAAACGTATAATCCATATcattaaaggacccatcgtatgaaaattccacttttgtagtgcttctacatgttattttgggtatctggcatgtctacgtCCCAAAAATGTTATATACACTtggccagatacccaaattaacgtgtagaagcacaacaaagtggaattttcataatgtgTCCCTTTAAGATCTAAAATGATCTGATGTACCTGAGGCTTAGGGATCTGCAGTAACAGgctctgcttttctttctccaaATCCGAAATCCGATTCTTTCTCCTCGCGAGCCCTTCTATCAGATACTCTTTCTCCTGTTGGCTTCTCTCCTCTTTGCGGAGACTTCTGTTcagcttctccttcagagcTGCACATTTCACCTTCAAGTCACATTCGACCTTCTGGCTCTCCAACTGATGGAGATGAAGCTCAGAGGTCAGggagatgttttcctgcaccTTCTCATTCATCTTCGTCTTCATAGCTTCCATCTCCTTcttcaagtctctctctctggcttttGATATGTTGACAAACGTCAACATGTTGACACAGTCGCCTCTGATCTGATCCAGATGTAAGTCATTAGAGGCCTTGTGCTTCTTCAGAGTTGCGTTCTCAGCTAACAGCTGCCTCTTCAGAGCAGCCTGTACTGCAGCTTTAGCAGCGTTTACTGCAGCCTGTTTTTTCAGAGCAGCTTTCTCCGCCACATGCTTCAGTAGAACTGCGTTCAAATGATGCAGCTTCTTAAGAGCAGCGTTCACTGCAGCGAGCTCCTGGTTCTTCCTCCTTGTGTCCAGGTGGCTGAGGGCCTTCAGCAAATTGGTGACACCGTTCCCCTTATGTTGGGCAGCATCATCAGACTGCATCTGTCCAAGTGactgaaagacacaaatatacacgTCACATGTAAAACCCAGTCCCATCCTAACTTCAGAtatattcaaagagacagagctgAATACGTTTTTGACATTTACACACTTCTGATTTTAGAATCTGTTAAGCTACTGTAAGGTCAACGAAATAAAAGACAATTATGCTTTGAAGaggtttaaaactaaaaacagtttAACCTAAAGTTTCTcttgattaaaaccaaacctaCTTTGTTTCCTGAGCAGTCGATCATCTCCATTTCAGATAAACTCAGTTGATTCATTCTAACAAAGTTCGTTGAGAAGTATTTATGAATGTTGAACTGCTGATGTTGTCTATCGCTGTTGAAGGACTTTGTGAGGATTCCTGTGTAGCTGTCGTCTACACCTGGATGTTGAGattgtgttttctcctttaTATGCAAGACAAATGGCTATGATCTGGAATTTAGAGGTGAATCATAGAGAAAAACTACAAAGGGTTAGGGGTTATCAAAGGACTGTTGTTTGTATTATAGGACTTTGAATTGAAAGAAATACTTTTACACTATATTAAACTATAgaatattatttctttatataaattcaaatggcatgttgagccattttgccacgccctctgaaaattcctccagaatacgtaaatgttcaccactttcaaattttctgcaaattttggtaagaatttgagcatgttgaagccctcaaaaagccaattcatttgcctggaaaaaaaatgaaaataataattacaatttcgATAGACACTCACCAGGTCTCACTCTGTTCGGTGCTCCGGCCCTGATACCCTGGACACAGTCACGTCCTCACATTGGTCCTCACCAGGGCCGCTCCttcctacaggcgacataggcggttgcctagggcgcccCTCAGAGGGGGCTACTAACACCATCATAGACCTTTCTGGGTACCACCAAGATAAAGGATTTAATATAAGAAGCCATATGATGCTCTCATTAGTTTGTGACATTCCACaggcaaatactcacaacatcaGGCATCAAGTCCATTGGCAGGTTGTCATCCGCCCTTCTAGAAGTGGTTGTGGTTCTTGTTGCTACCGACtaaaataaacagtaaagaaGTTTTGAATGTCTAAAATGTGCTGTAATAAACAACACATTACATAActtgcagaaataaaaaactaaaatgtgacatttaatcACATATTTATATTGATACATCAATCTTATACACCTTAAATTATTGTTGGTCAATGATACACATATCCTTTGAAGATGAGCTGGAAAGGTGAAAATGGTTGGCACAACACCATCTTTAAGCCGGACAGTCGGCCCCGCCCTGTCAAAGTCCTCTCTCCTGAAGAGGCGGCAAAACGGTCCCTTCTTAGGGCAACCTCCCacatccttctcctctctccctaaccctaaccttaaaaagtgagaaatgtacccagatatataaattattgtcaacattttcATCCAATTTCTATATTACTACAATAAACATTTGTTCATTTTCAGTCACCAAAAAAATCTGAACTCCAGTTTTTGATGTGTCAAGCTGCTAAGAGCACATTTCTCAGATATCAACAATGACTGTGCACCAATAAAACCCTCCCACCTTGTTCTTCACACATTGTATTGGAAGCTTCACGTCATGTTTTTGACGTGGTTTTCTCACAGCCAGAGGTTCTGTTTATCCTGAAGAATGGCAGAATCTGAGGGAGAGGTTTAACCTCAGGAGTCGTCGGCCTCTCCAGTACATCCAGGCTCTGAGGGAGGCCAACTGGAACCAGCCCCACTGACCCCCTGCCCAGCGCCCAGTTACCAAAGGATCCTGATATCTCAAACCAAAACCAGAGGCTGGATCCCACCGGCCGACCCCGGTCTGCACCACTGAGAAACCACCCAACAACTGAATCCAACCTAGAGGTTCCTCTTCTCACCTTCCAGAGCCAAAAGAAAGAAACGCGTCCCACCACTCAGAGGTCAGAGCAACACGCCAGTCAACTGTGGGCTTCATTTAAAAGGCCCGTCTGAAGTTTCCAGTCCAGGCATTCAATTTGCTTTGACTGTTCCCACGTCACATAAAACTCAATCCTCAACAGTGATGCCAGTAACGCGTTaatctaatctgaccacttttttcagtaacgagtaatctaacgcgttactatttccaaaccagtaatcagattaaagttacttgtccaagtcactttgcgttactattttggtatttgtggttaaaccactgggcacgtgccgcggctgggggagcttACAATGCTGGTCAGGTCAAACCCAATGGAAACATCTATGGCACACATCAAGCTCTGCTGCCAGTCGGCACCCGACCTGCCTCCACTTCTGAACAGCACAGCAGCCGGTTTAAACCATCTTCTGGTCAGAAGCAAGAGACCGTACCTCCGTCAACTGGGTATCAAACCCAAACGGGATCCTCTGACTGAGGAAAACCCAGCTACACAAAACTTTTACTCAATATGGAAGATGACCTGGATGAAGGTCCTGGACCAACTGATTATCTTGCAGCTCCGGCTCGAACACCACTTTACGATGGTAACGCTGGACAGAACATGGCAGAGAAGCTCGTTAGAAATCCCAGTCCACTGTCTCGGTCTATGAATCCAATGAGACCAGATCAACAATCGGGTCCACTTGGCCCCACTAACCCCAACAGCCCTGTTTACGTCCGACCTCCCATCATGGACAGTGAACTAGACCCATATGCATCTAATCCTCAAAACCAATGTAACCTGAGCAGCTGCAGGCCTCTGATGTAGTTCCTCAACAGGCTAACGTGGCTTCATACGAGGACACGAGCGCTGGACAACGTCCTGTCCTGTGGCATCGAGCCGAGACCCGAGACCCGAGCACTGAGCACGCTAGTGTGAATCCACCAGTTTATCAACTTCCCTTCCAACAAAATACAGCTCCCCACGACCCTCAGCAGTTCCAGGTCCATGAGCAGCCCCAGGTGGGTGTCTAGTAAAGCACCTCCCCCCCCGCCTGCGGCTCAGCGCTTCCTTTCAAGGGATGAACCAATTGTGTAACGGGACCAAttgcagggtttcccccagtgcTTTATAGGCCTGGCGGGCCGCcaggcttttctccccccccgccaggctaagcgtcgcttgtttatttataaaaaaaaaaaaaaaaatgttatgcacCAGAAACATGATACCAAAGACGGCATTGCGCTTTTAACCGCATCTGGTGATACGGTTGAAACCGCAATGGCGACATCTTATGGTCAGTATGTGAACCCAtaaggcaggggtgtccaaactacggcccgcgggccatctgcagcccaccatccattttaaattggcccgcctccaaaaacaaaacaaaaaaaaaattattaaaaaaaatttttagtAGCACTTTAAagcacttaattatagcactttgtagtttaggtctatttttgaagataccgtactttcttgattcttgttgtcctgggtttgtacccttgaatgcacttattgtaagttgctatggataaaagcgtcagctaaatgaaaggtaatgtgatggactatggcccactgtgtTGCAGCTGTCCCTCGGAACGTAGCTTCCCCCCCGTCCACTCCAGGGCAGGTGGGCGTGGCGCCGTGAGTGGCccggaccttcgtatttttttctatatgtggccctcgggataaaaagtttggacacccctgccataaggtaagaggtcaggtgtattttccatcacctgaaactccaaaacCACGACCTGTCTCTACCACGCAACAACTTTCGCAACAACTTTCACGCGACATGTCACGGAGAAAGGGTCAAAAAGCCTtggactctttctttttccggAGTCGGGGGAGCACTGGAGGAGACGATGAGTCCGCTCGTTCACCCCCAGGCCAAGCGGAGAGCATCGCCAGCGAGCCGCGGCTCGATGAGGCAGAGCCAGAGCTAGTTAGCGCGGATGTTAGCGCGTCAGATGTTAGCATTTCGGATGTTAGCGCGTCAGATGTTAGCGCGTCGGAGCAGCCTGCTTCGAGCCGCGATGGGAAACATCGAAGTAGCGGATTTAACCCAAAGACCTCAGGAACAGGCTGCAGAGGAAAGCCTAACTGCCTGCCTccgtataaaaataaatggtccCTCTGTGGCTGATCTTGACTACAGTAAGGCTCTGGAGGAGTTCTTTCAGAAGCCGAGACGGATCACTTGCAGTGATCCAACCTGCTCCCTCTGCAAGAAGTAAaagaggtcacacagcatacctcttcaggccctgagttccctgttcccccttggccatgtttgcacttttttatttatgttaatttattttacttttaaatgttaccacaaatggcttgtttttttatattcacttagattttacttgaaaacgaattgattatatttatttttattttatttattattttttgtgtttgtaaactgtattatgtaatattaataagtattgttaataaatgtcttaCAATAACAATTGTCATAATTTCAAAATTCCTGTcaacttttaacatttttttttttacaaaaacacggTCGGCCGCCGGTCGGCTTCTCTAGCGGCCTGCCACCAGGGTTAGCAAGTtttctgggggaaaccctgaaTTGTGTAACTGAATTGTTGTGGTGCATGGAGGGTTTTCTTTCTATTAAAGTGTCTTTTCTTTACGTTTGTGCTCCTGTCGTTGTTAATGAGGACCGATCCCTGGCTCTGTTTCACTGTTCTATGGAGACATTATCTGATCAGTGCAAAGTTCCAAACATGTGATAGTTACTATTTGAGAATGTGTCTTTTTCAATATGGTGTTTGACAAGTTCAGACCTTTTCTTCATGCTAAGATAAGTAACCAAGAAACTAACGTCTTATTCTAGCTTTATCTTTAGCGTACAAACATATGGTATCAGCTTGTGAGGTGCTAATGTATTTCCCTAAAGACATTCATACACATTCTTCTttgttaaatgtaaaaacatttatttttcatgatcACAAACCGAACCTTAAGCTGCTCTCGTGTCTTGATCAAATCCGTTTGACCTTGTGTCAAAGATGATCACGTTCGACTTGAAGTAGATATTCGGACCCGTGATGCACATGAGAAAACTGCTCTGCCTCAGTGTCGAGGTGGACGTGCAGATCTCAGGCTCGTGTTCAAAGGGATCTGGGATCAGAGAGCTCCAGCTGTGGGAGGTGGACTCGGCACAGAGGTGTGACGACTTCAAAGATTTAAAATACTCGCTGGTTCCATCAAATCATTACATATTTGTAGACTTCTCCTAATGCAGTGTCACTTCTGTGCAGGCAAACAACTGTCTGCTAGTTTTTCATCAACTTGATGGATACTGACGTTAAATGTGAAGTCAGGCTGGTGCAACGTTAtacatctcctcctcaggccCTGAGAGCCAAACTGGTAACTAGCTGCTTAAAGAACAGCTAATAACATCTTCAGATTTTTGATATCTGTAGTTTTGGTGAGcatcaacattttaaacaaagtgcAAAGTTATATCACAAACCTCAACCTACGTCTTTGAACAAAACTCAAGCTCAGGGGTCCCTGTTGTAAATCAACATCTCAGAGGCACTGAGTGGAAGTCTGTGCTAACTGTAAGTCACTGGCATCAAAATGTCTGTAAGGTAACTGAAGTGTGTACGTTGTGTTTTACCTTCATCAGGAAACACTGTGGTTAACGATGATGCTGGTCTGTGGCTGGTTTTGACCGGTTTAACCTCATC
Above is a genomic segment from Pleuronectes platessa chromosome 7, fPlePla1.1, whole genome shotgun sequence containing:
- the LOC128443974 gene encoding splicing regulatory glutamine/lysine-rich protein 1 isoform X1; the encoded protein is MNQLSLSEMEMIDCSGNKSLGQMQSDDAAQHKGNGVTNLLKALSHLDTRRKNQELAAVNAALKKLHHLNAVLLKHVAEKAALKKQAAVNAAKAAVQAALKRQLLAENATLKKHKASNDLHLDQIRGDCVNMLTFVNISKARERDLKKEMEAMKTKMNEKVQENISLTSELHLHQLESQKVECDLKVKCAALKEKLNRSLRKEERSQQEKEYLIEGLARRKNRISDLEKEKQSLLLQIPKPQVYESATFTKYLNNVNAIKEKQPQLERERRRRRRRRKTRRSRKRKSSWRERRRRRRRR